In Labilithrix sp., a genomic segment contains:
- a CDS encoding DUF2330 domain-containing protein: MRLRLLAPCAAVAVSMLAYTPPAEACGGCFPPQGEQASIVTDHRMVMTVSAQQSTLYDQIRYQGSPSEFAWILPITQGGAAVVGISADSLFNGLDTLTSLVIQEPPRNCPRPPAECTRDLDSAGSGSSSGGLSGGSLDGGVSVIKEEVVGPYQTVQLQPTTENDTAAVLDWLAANKYVVPDDIKPIIAQYTKEHFNFLALRLRPGEGVQSMRPVRVTTPGSNVALPLRMVAAGTGANVGITLWVVSNGRFQTTNFESFVIRDEEITWDWTTGTSNYRDLRAERTTAGEGKVWEVESSIATFRAQIASAARSAAIGGGAFGAGGDYLEVKDEQTGAIEKTAAQVEDEDYDVLEAGLTGGTLHVTRLRADLTRAALANDLTVGASSDQTEVPRTRQPKLENGQPLCPVFRGCDATGEQLPRDEAIAKSSGNETDGTFTCRAATSRVNASVSVALGFLAVVMGRAVRRRRRS, from the coding sequence ATGCGCCTGCGTCTCCTCGCTCCTTGCGCCGCCGTCGCCGTGTCCATGCTCGCGTACACGCCGCCCGCCGAAGCCTGCGGCGGCTGCTTCCCTCCGCAGGGCGAGCAAGCGTCGATCGTCACCGACCATCGCATGGTGATGACGGTCTCCGCGCAGCAGTCGACCCTCTACGACCAGATCCGCTATCAGGGCTCGCCGAGCGAGTTCGCGTGGATCCTCCCCATCACGCAGGGCGGCGCGGCCGTGGTCGGCATCAGCGCGGACTCGCTCTTCAACGGGCTCGACACGCTCACGTCGCTCGTCATCCAGGAGCCGCCGCGAAACTGCCCGCGGCCCCCCGCCGAGTGCACGCGCGACCTGGACAGCGCGGGCTCGGGCTCGAGCAGCGGGGGCCTCTCCGGCGGCAGCCTCGACGGCGGCGTCTCCGTCATCAAGGAGGAGGTCGTCGGTCCCTACCAGACCGTGCAGCTCCAGCCGACGACGGAGAACGACACCGCCGCGGTGCTCGATTGGCTCGCCGCGAACAAGTACGTCGTCCCCGACGACATCAAGCCGATCATTGCACAGTACACGAAAGAGCATTTCAACTTCCTCGCGCTGCGGCTCCGGCCCGGCGAGGGCGTGCAGTCGATGCGCCCGGTCCGCGTCACGACGCCGGGCTCGAACGTCGCGCTCCCGCTCCGCATGGTCGCGGCGGGCACCGGCGCGAACGTCGGCATCACGCTCTGGGTCGTGAGCAACGGCCGCTTCCAGACGACCAACTTCGAGTCCTTCGTCATCCGCGACGAGGAGATCACCTGGGACTGGACCACCGGCACGAGCAACTACCGCGACCTCCGCGCAGAGAGGACGACGGCAGGTGAAGGCAAGGTCTGGGAGGTCGAGAGCTCGATCGCGACGTTCCGCGCCCAGATCGCGAGCGCGGCGCGCTCCGCGGCGATCGGCGGCGGCGCGTTCGGCGCCGGCGGCGACTACCTCGAGGTCAAGGACGAGCAGACCGGCGCGATCGAGAAGACGGCGGCCCAGGTCGAGGACGAGGACTACGACGTGCTCGAGGCCGGCCTCACGGGAGGGACGCTCCACGTCACGCGCCTCCGCGCCGACCTCACCCGCGCCGCGCTCGCGAACGACCTCACCGTCGGCGCGTCGTCCGATCAGACCGAGGTGCCGCGCACGCGCCAGCCGAAGCTCGAGAACGGTCAGCCGCTCTGCCCCGTCTTCCGCGGCTGCGACGCGACCGGCGAGCAGCTCCCGCGCGACGAGGCGATCGCGAAGTCGAGCGGCAACG
- a CDS encoding glycosyltransferase family 39 protein: protein MAARRYLHPALFFVVAFVLRFVAARLFAGEPVWDGHYYDFGARRIAEGHGYSDDRVVNGVTEWHPWCHYPVGYSAFLALFYVVLGSKAWVAQLANSLTGALVVVVVYELARATFTTHARAVAAGVVAALHPGMVLYGALVMGEMLAALTVMGAFLVTLRLRASHRPLVAIGGGAIVLGLGALVRPQALLCAPFLALAIEDRSWRSRAVAAAVGSAMSLAPVLPWSARNCAVMDGCALVSTNAGWNLAIGSFPRATGRFETLRSSDGCREVTGQVQQDRCWLHYGIANVTAAPGRWLALVPAKLSFTFDHESFQVEYLREARPSAWPEERRVRWRQVTSTMHRLLVVAMPLAFVALVRRRGLGLYVQAGLALAAVAAGWLGMSAGTPIVWPLVVAGCALPLVPLPGRPRAEPALLFCVVLVASTALTHAVFFGEDRYHVVTSPALCLLAAAMLRPANTRGADTRGVRAAGESSS from the coding sequence ATGGCGGCGCGGCGATACCTGCATCCGGCTCTGTTCTTCGTCGTCGCGTTCGTGTTGCGGTTCGTGGCGGCGCGCCTCTTCGCCGGGGAGCCGGTCTGGGACGGGCACTACTACGACTTCGGGGCGCGCCGCATCGCGGAGGGGCACGGGTACTCCGACGACCGCGTCGTCAACGGCGTCACGGAGTGGCATCCGTGGTGCCACTACCCCGTCGGCTACAGCGCGTTCCTCGCGCTCTTCTACGTCGTGCTCGGGAGCAAGGCCTGGGTCGCGCAGCTCGCGAACTCGCTGACCGGCGCGCTCGTCGTCGTCGTCGTGTACGAGCTCGCGCGCGCGACCTTCACCACCCACGCGCGCGCCGTCGCCGCCGGCGTCGTCGCGGCGCTGCACCCCGGGATGGTGCTCTACGGCGCGCTCGTGATGGGCGAGATGCTCGCCGCGCTCACGGTGATGGGGGCGTTCCTCGTCACGCTGCGGCTCCGCGCGTCGCACCGGCCGCTCGTCGCGATCGGCGGCGGCGCGATCGTGCTCGGGCTCGGCGCGCTCGTACGGCCGCAGGCGCTCCTCTGCGCGCCGTTCCTCGCGCTCGCGATCGAGGACCGCTCGTGGCGATCGCGCGCCGTCGCCGCGGCGGTGGGGTCCGCGATGTCGCTCGCGCCGGTGCTCCCGTGGTCGGCGCGGAACTGCGCGGTGATGGACGGCTGCGCGCTCGTGAGCACCAACGCGGGATGGAACCTCGCGATCGGATCGTTCCCGCGCGCGACGGGGCGCTTCGAGACGCTGCGCTCGTCGGACGGATGCCGCGAGGTGACGGGGCAGGTGCAGCAGGACCGCTGCTGGCTCCACTACGGCATCGCGAACGTCACCGCGGCGCCGGGGCGATGGCTCGCGCTCGTGCCGGCGAAGCTGTCGTTCACGTTCGACCACGAGTCGTTCCAGGTCGAGTACCTCCGCGAGGCGCGGCCGAGCGCGTGGCCGGAGGAGCGCCGCGTGCGCTGGCGCCAGGTCACGAGCACGATGCATCGCCTGCTCGTCGTCGCGATGCCGCTCGCGTTCGTCGCGCTCGTGCGGAGGCGCGGGCTCGGCCTCTACGTGCAGGCTGGTCTCGCGCTCGCCGCCGTCGCCGCCGGCTGGCTCGGGATGTCGGCCGGGACGCCGATCGTGTGGCCGCTCGTCGTCGCCGGCTGCGCGCTGCCGCTCGTCCCCCTCCCCGGCCGCCCCCGCGCCGAGCCCGCGCTCCTCTTCTGTGTGGTGCTCGTCGCGTCGACCGCCCTGACGCACGCGGTGTTCTTCGGCGAAGACCGCTACCACGTCGTCACGAGCCCGGCGCTCTGCCTCCTCGCCGCCGCGATGTTGCGCCCCGCAAACACGCGCGGCGCGGACACCAGGGGTGTGCGCGCCGCGGGAGAAAGCTCAAGCTAG
- a CDS encoding helix-turn-helix domain-containing protein produces the protein MLVVGGGRGGAGKSLVAQNLAVYFAQLGKSVILVDLDPTGANIHAQFGLSAAVHTPDETEKELAKSLVATNVPGLSILPGAHDAIEPPLQLRAGRKARWLSRLRALPADYLVIDVGPGHSHLALDMMLAADIGICVTVPEPPAIEATYRFVRAAYRRRLRRSLAKDRFRLSLVDRAIKEIGRLPSPLDLLRILAKSDRSLAELGWAEAHRMRLYLAVNQTRVRTDLELASAMSSLARAHYGLALEELGHIEHDDTVWLAVRRKRPILVDSPTSKAARNIERIARRVVALTTSAKMEPREAPPPLLPALAPPDHYTVLGIGRAANDEEIRRAFKRQREIYATGGLATSSLLDEHELGGAQARIDEAHDTLLDPVRRRAYDLSMFPEPEQPASMPPPRPALAAEQLLLQGELQREIGPDTEFTGPLLRKVRESQGIEVAEISARTKISKVHLVALEEESYEQLPAVVYVRGFVTELAKYLRLDPAQVQRTYMRRMREREVS, from the coding sequence ATGCTCGTCGTCGGCGGCGGCCGCGGCGGCGCGGGCAAGAGCCTCGTCGCGCAGAACCTCGCGGTGTACTTCGCGCAGCTCGGCAAGAGCGTCATCCTCGTCGACCTCGATCCGACCGGCGCCAACATCCACGCGCAGTTCGGCCTCTCCGCCGCGGTCCACACCCCGGACGAGACGGAGAAGGAGCTCGCGAAGTCGCTCGTCGCCACGAACGTGCCCGGCCTCTCGATCCTGCCGGGCGCGCACGACGCGATCGAGCCGCCGCTCCAGCTCCGCGCCGGGCGCAAGGCGCGCTGGCTCTCGCGCCTCCGCGCGCTCCCCGCCGACTACCTCGTCATCGACGTCGGCCCCGGCCACTCGCACCTCGCGCTCGACATGATGCTCGCGGCCGACATCGGCATCTGCGTCACCGTCCCGGAGCCGCCCGCGATCGAGGCGACCTACCGCTTCGTCCGCGCCGCCTACCGCCGCCGCCTCCGCCGCTCGCTCGCGAAGGATCGCTTCCGCCTCTCCCTCGTCGATCGCGCGATCAAGGAGATCGGCCGCCTGCCCTCGCCGCTCGATCTGCTGCGCATCCTCGCGAAGAGCGATCGCTCGCTCGCGGAGCTGGGCTGGGCGGAGGCGCATCGCATGCGGCTCTACCTCGCCGTGAACCAGACGCGCGTGCGCACCGACCTCGAGCTCGCGAGCGCGATGAGCTCGCTCGCGCGCGCGCACTACGGCCTCGCGCTCGAGGAGCTCGGGCACATCGAGCACGACGACACGGTGTGGCTCGCGGTCCGCCGCAAGCGCCCCATCCTCGTCGACTCTCCGACGTCGAAGGCGGCGCGCAACATCGAGCGCATCGCGCGCCGCGTCGTCGCGCTCACCACCTCCGCGAAGATGGAGCCGCGCGAAGCCCCGCCGCCGCTCTTGCCTGCGCTCGCGCCGCCGGACCACTACACCGTCCTCGGCATCGGCCGCGCCGCGAACGACGAGGAGATCCGCCGCGCCTTCAAGCGGCAGCGCGAGATCTACGCGACGGGCGGCCTCGCGACGTCGTCGCTCCTCGACGAGCACGAGCTCGGCGGCGCGCAGGCGCGCATCGACGAGGCGCACGACACGCTCCTCGATCCCGTCCGCCGCCGCGCCTACGACCTCTCGATGTTCCCGGAGCCGGAGCAGCCCGCGTCGATGCCGCCGCCGCGCCCCGCCCTCGCGGCGGAGCAGCTCCTCTTGCAGGGGGAGCTCCAGCGCGAGATCGGACCCGACACCGAGTTCACCGGCCCGCTCCTGCGCAAGGTGCGCGAGTCGCAGGGGATCGAGGTCGCGGAGATCAGCGCGCGCACCAAGATCTCGAAGGTGCACCTCGTCGCGCTCGAGGAGGAGAGCTACGAGCAGCTCCCCGCCGTCGTCTACGTCCGCGGCTTCGTCACCGAGCTCGCGAAGTACCTCCGCCTCGACCCCGCCCAGGTCCAGCGCACGTACATGCGCCGGATGCGCGAACGCGAAGTCTCCTGA
- a CDS encoding response regulator transcription factor: protein MRSVIFRYESVAELSAALSGAGGSLALPQGEAVNDGEWVLAIFEIGSKKRATAAAARGTKGAAGMALTFERRDWDRLVGFVSARSEHMRASRPVSRPPVSSAKVPVAPPSAPPASVSDAPPRSRRLDDLPSTSALESSRVPFGARVLVVDSEGAAEEDLRAVLSEMGLVVELVATTALAEESLEDESFDAIVLDLRLPASDPRAFVGKVRANARIADIPVLFLSSKPTSRDVVDAFACGGDDFLPKPFRTTELAARIFGLLRRAHLARTAAGGT from the coding sequence ATGCGCAGCGTCATCTTCCGCTACGAAAGCGTCGCGGAGCTCTCCGCGGCGCTGTCCGGGGCCGGGGGATCGCTCGCGCTCCCGCAGGGCGAGGCCGTCAACGACGGCGAGTGGGTGCTCGCGATCTTCGAGATCGGCTCGAAGAAGCGCGCGACCGCGGCCGCGGCGCGCGGGACGAAGGGCGCCGCCGGGATGGCGCTCACCTTCGAGCGCCGCGACTGGGACCGGCTCGTCGGGTTCGTCAGCGCGCGGAGCGAGCACATGCGCGCCTCGCGCCCCGTCTCGCGTCCGCCGGTCTCGTCGGCGAAGGTCCCCGTCGCGCCGCCGAGCGCGCCGCCGGCGTCGGTGAGCGACGCGCCCCCGCGCTCGCGGCGCCTCGACGACCTGCCGTCGACGAGCGCGCTCGAGTCGAGCCGCGTCCCGTTCGGCGCGCGCGTGCTCGTCGTCGACAGCGAGGGCGCGGCGGAGGAGGACCTCCGCGCGGTGCTCTCGGAGATGGGGCTCGTGGTGGAGCTCGTCGCGACGACGGCCCTCGCGGAGGAGAGCCTCGAGGACGAGTCGTTCGACGCGATCGTCCTCGACCTCCGGCTGCCCGCGAGCGATCCGCGCGCCTTCGTCGGCAAGGTCCGCGCGAACGCGCGCATCGCGGACATCCCCGTCCTCTTCCTCTCGAGCAAGCCGACCTCGCGCGACGTCGTCGACGCGTTCGCGTGCGGCGGCGACGACTTCCTGCCGAAGCCGTTCCGCACGACGGAGCTCGCGGCGCGCATCTTCGGGCTGCTCCGCCGCGCCCACCTCGCGCGCACCGCCGCCGGCGGGACCTGA
- a CDS encoding thioredoxin domain-containing protein — protein MAAKAISALILGAFALSGAECGKSTEDPTKEKPGPDAPIVQLEGIDTGALTQREKKEWSSYVSEFLSPCQSVPVSIAQCVKDKRDCDKCAPAAKFVMKGVKDGMSREQVEKSYKNRFDPAMIKNVPVDGSPSKGPENAPITFVEFADFQCPHCGETAPLLEKMFESRKNDVRFVFKFYVLGKFPNSENAARAAIAAGKQGKFWEMHKLIFANQSRLDQAGLDALAKQLDLNVERLHADMQLPETQERINKDHKLGEDLKLEGTPTIYINGRHFDGRQDMDEWLNLELQMIGKQPTPASSAPPSDAGAAKAADAGKDAAPAPAPGDAGKR, from the coding sequence ATGGCAGCGAAGGCGATATCCGCTCTGATTCTCGGCGCTTTTGCGCTGTCCGGCGCCGAGTGCGGCAAGTCCACCGAGGATCCGACGAAGGAGAAGCCCGGTCCTGACGCCCCGATCGTGCAGCTCGAGGGCATCGACACGGGCGCGCTCACGCAGCGGGAGAAGAAGGAATGGAGCTCTTACGTCTCCGAGTTCCTCTCGCCCTGCCAGAGCGTCCCCGTCTCGATCGCGCAGTGCGTGAAGGACAAGCGCGACTGCGACAAGTGCGCGCCCGCCGCGAAGTTCGTGATGAAGGGCGTGAAGGACGGCATGAGCCGTGAGCAGGTCGAGAAGAGCTACAAGAACCGCTTCGACCCCGCGATGATCAAGAACGTCCCCGTCGACGGCTCGCCGTCGAAGGGGCCCGAGAACGCGCCGATCACGTTCGTCGAGTTCGCCGATTTTCAGTGCCCGCACTGCGGCGAGACGGCGCCGTTGCTCGAGAAGATGTTCGAGAGCCGCAAGAACGACGTCCGCTTCGTCTTCAAGTTCTACGTCCTCGGGAAGTTCCCGAACTCCGAGAACGCCGCGCGCGCCGCGATCGCGGCGGGCAAGCAGGGGAAGTTCTGGGAGATGCACAAGCTGATCTTCGCGAACCAGAGCCGGCTCGATCAGGCCGGGCTCGACGCGCTCGCGAAGCAGCTCGACCTGAACGTCGAGCGGCTCCACGCCGACATGCAGCTCCCCGAGACGCAGGAGCGCATCAACAAGGACCACAAGCTCGGCGAGGACCTCAAGCTCGAGGGGACGCCGACGATCTACATCAACGGCCGCCACTTCGACGGGCGCCAGGACATGGACGAGTGGCTCAACCTCGAGCTCCAGATGATCGGCAAGCAGCCGACGCCCGCGTCGTCCGCGCCCCCATCCGACGCCGGCGCCGCGAAGGCCGCCGACGCGGGCAAGGACGCCGCCCCCGCCCCCGCCCCCGGCGACGCCGGTAAGCGGTGA